The sequence CTCGGTAATTACCCCCCATTGACCTATCTCATCGACGAAATGGTTCAGATCGCGGACGGACTGTATCTGGGACAGGTGCTTTTTGCTACGGAACATCTCCTCGAGCAGTTCGACCCGCAAACCGATCCCTCGCATTATCGTTATCAGAACTTCGGATACTTCCTCTTGTTCGAGCCCTACTGGAATGCCGAAGCCCAACGCCTTTTCCCGTTCCTCGAAATGCCGGACGCCGCGATTCCGCCGGACGGAATCAACGCCGCGGTGCCGTCGCAGGCGCCGCCGGACAAGTTTTCGACGTTAACCCTGGCCAGCCCGCAGGATGGCGACGTCGATCCAAACCTTCTCGATCAGGTTCGCACCGACATCCGGAATTCCGGCGGCATCATGCGGACGCTCAAGTCCTACTCGGATGCCTTGATGAAGGAACACGCAACGGGTTCGCCGTTCTTTGACAAACTGCATGCGCTGTTCAATGCCGGCCTCTCGCCGCAGTCCATGAATGGCTTCTATCGTGGTGCTCTCGTGTCCTGGCAAAGCGAGGGTCTGCTGGCGCCATTTCACGAAAACACGATCGACGTCGCCTGGCAGGCAACCCGCTTCTTCTCTCCGTGGACAGGGAAGACGTTCAATCCCATCGATGCGGCGCAACTGGCAATGTGGACGGACGGCGGAGAACCGATGGGTTCCGAGCCCGCATGGAACTGCTCGAATACGGTTGTCTTCCGGACGCTGAAGGAGAAGTTCACTCGCGAATGCATGAAAATCGCCGGCGTGCGAATGGAGGATGCGGCGCCGGAAGAACACCAGCAATACGGTTTCGACGCCCATACGTTCTTCTTTATCGGGCGGAGAGACAAGTCCAGTCTGCTGCCGGAGAATAAAGGTAAGAAGATTTACCAGTTCAACTATCGCTGGAAGGCGTTGAAGAACATTCCGCCGGATTGCTTCTGCGTCGATGAGATTGCGCAGATTGCGGACGGTCTCTATTTAGGCCAGCTGATTTATGCAACGGATTGGCTCAAACCCTGGAATCCCAACACGCCGATCGCCGATTACAAGTACAAGCTGTTCGGTTACTTTCTTCTGATGGACGAGGAATGGCATCAACGGCGGCTGAGAATCGGCTTCGACCTTGATAACACCTAGAGAGGGCGCGCATGTCTCATCCCGAGCCCAGGAGGGCCGATGTCGTGGAGAAACGCATTGATCCGGTGGATTTTAAAGACACTCTGGAAGACGCCGAACACCTGCTGAAATACGCCGCCGAGATCGGCATCGAGATTGATGGCGATACGTGCGACGCCGTTCTGGAGGCGCGATCGGCGTTCAGCACCGGATGGGACGAAACCACGGCCGCGCATCTTCTGTCAGCGCTGACGCGGCTTGTGTCGCGGCTCAAGCCGGTGACTGCCGAAAGCCTGAAGGCCAGTACAAACGGTCAATCCGAGGCGACCGGCCGCCGGTACTGGGTGATCGCCATCGTTCTCGCCGTGGTGATCATTCCGTATTCGCTGGCGAGCTATGTGACGTCGTCGATTTCGGACTCGATCCGCAAGGACATCGTCACGGCCAATGATCTCGCCGTAAAACTGACCACGCAACTTCCGACTCCGGTGCTGCCGGCGGGCGTGAACCGGTCGGATGTGGTTAGTGAGCTTCAGACCTTTGCGGCCACTATCCGGGGAATCGACAGCCGGTCGGCCCAGTTGAACGTGTTCATTCTGCGGAGGGTCAAAGACCCGTTTCAGGAATTGCGGCCGGGCTTCAACAAAGACGCCAATAAGGCCCGGGACATGGCCAAAGAGCTGAAGGAGAAGCTACAGCTTCCGGTTCCGTTGCCGGATGACCTTTCAATCGTGTCGGCCGAAAGGATTTCGGTTTACCAGGATGTTCGCTATTACGGCCAGAGTGTTGTGGACGACGTGTCGGTGTGGTACTCGGCATTCGCCACGTGCATCCTTCCCGTTCTCTATGCGCTGCTGGGCACCTGTGTGTATCTGGTCCGCACTTTCGAGCAGGAAATAAGCAGCCGGACTTTCAAGCCGTCGCACGCGGATTTCCACCGCTTTCTCATTGCCGGTGTCGCAGGCGCCGTTGTGGGGTTTTTCAGTAACTTCGCAATCAACACAGGAACTTCGGTTTCTCCTCTGGCGATCGCCTTTCTTGCCGGATACGCAGTAGATGTCTTTTTCTCCTTCCTGGACGGATTGATGCAGACGTTCACCAGGAACAAGAACGCCGCCGGGGCTGCATCGAGTGCGGCAACATCCGGTGGAAACCCGTAAAATACCGGTTTGGATTTACTCGAAACCCCATTACCGGAATGGCTGTTGCCGCTCATGCTGCTGCTTTCGTTCGGCAGCGGTGTTGCGGCTCTGATTTACGAGATCGTCTGGTTCCAGCTGCTGGAACTGGTTATCGGTTCTTCGGCTGTTTCTCTCGCCGTCATCCTCGCCACGTTCATGGGCGGAACCTGTCTGGGTAGCGTCGTTGCGCCGCGTGCGATTCCGGCCCGTTATCATCCGCTGACGGTTTACGCCGCGATCGAGATCGGCATCGCTCTTTCGGCAATGCTGGTGCTTTCAGTCATACCGGCCATCGGGAGTGTCTACCTTGCCTGGGCCGGATATGGCCTGCGCGGATTCCTGCTGCGTGGGATTGTCGCGGCGGCGTGCCTGGGGCTCCCAACGTTACTGATGGGCGCTACCTTGCCGGCTCTTGCACGTCAGGTCGAGGAGACGCGGGAGGGCGTTTCGTGGCTCGGCTTCTTCTACGGCGCGAACATCGCCGGCGCCGTTCTGGGATGCCTGCTGTCGGGCTTTTATCTGTTACGGAAATACGATGTGACGACCGCGACATTTGCCGCTGCGGCGGTGAATGCCGCGGTCGCGGCCGCAGGGTTGTCTGTGGGCGCGGTCTATGACCGCGCGCGATGTCTAAATGCGAGTTCGGTGACAAAACGCGCCCACAGCAACGGATCGGGAAATGGAATCGTCTACCTGACAATTGCGATCTCCGGTTTTTGCGCCATGGCGGCGGAAACCATCTGGACACGCGAGCTGGGATTGCTGTTCGGCGCATCGGTCTACACGCTGTCTATTATCGTTGCGGTTTTTCTCGCCGGTCTTGGGATCGGCAGCGCGATCGGGTCTTTGCTCGGCCGCAATCTCTCGCATCCTCGGGCGGCCTTGGGGTGGTGCCAGCTGCTGGCTGCGGTCTCGATTGCGTGGACAGCATACAGCCTCGCCGCTTCACTGCCATACTGGCCGATCGACCCGTCGATTTCTGCCGGCATCTGGTTCAATTTTCAACTCGATCTGGACCGCGCATTATGGGCAGTCTTACCGCCCACGTTGCTTTGGGGCGCCAGTTTCCCGTTGGCCCTGGCTTCCATACGGTCCGCAAGGAAAGACGCCGGAAGGTTGATGGCCGGGGTTTATGCGGCCAATACCGCAGGCGCCATTGTTGGAGCGCTCGCCGCAGGTCTGATTCTCGTGGCGTGGCTGGGGTCGCAGCGCGCAGAGCAGTTGCTCATCGGAGTCGCGGCCATTGCAGGCTTTTTGATGCTGGCGGGCGGCGGAAGCCGGCGGAGAGCCGTGGCCGTTGGCACCGTCACCGTCGTGCTGGCGGCGGCGATGGTGAACTGTGTTCCAGAGGTCTCGAAAGTTCTTATCGCGTACGGACGCTATGCGTCAACCTGGGTCGGCAAGGGAAATATCGTCTATGCCCGCGAAGGGCTGAACTCATCGGTGGCGGTTTCGGATTTCCCGAATGGCGTTCGGACGTTTCATGTCGCAGGAAAGATTCAGGCGTCGAATGTTCCGCGCGACATGCGCTTGCAGAGGATGCTGGGACACATGACGTCGCTCACGCCGCCGCATGCCCGGTCTGTCCTCGTGATCGGCTGTGGGGCCGGGATCACGGCCGGCGCCGTGTCGATCGATCCAGCTGTGGAACATCTGGCGATCGTGGAAATCGAGCCGCTCGTGCCGCAGGTTGCAGCGGCGTACTTCCGCCAAAACAATTTCGATGTCATTCATAACCCGAAGGTTCAGGTGCAGATCGATGATGGACGCCATTATCTTCTGACATCGCAGGAAAAGTTCGATGCGATCACAGCGGATCCGCTCGATCCCTGGGTGAAGGGCGCCGCAAACCTTTACACAAAAGAGTTTTTCGAGGCGGCCAGGCAGCGGCTGAACCCCGGCGGCGTCGTGACCA comes from Terriglobia bacterium and encodes:
- a CDS encoding fused MFS/spermidine synthase translates to MDLLETPLPEWLLPLMLLLSFGSGVAALIYEIVWFQLLELVIGSSAVSLAVILATFMGGTCLGSVVAPRAIPARYHPLTVYAAIEIGIALSAMLVLSVIPAIGSVYLAWAGYGLRGFLLRGIVAAACLGLPTLLMGATLPALARQVEETREGVSWLGFFYGANIAGAVLGCLLSGFYLLRKYDVTTATFAAAAVNAAVAAAGLSVGAVYDRARCLNASSVTKRAHSNGSGNGIVYLTIAISGFCAMAAETIWTRELGLLFGASVYTLSIIVAVFLAGLGIGSAIGSLLGRNLSHPRAALGWCQLLAAVSIAWTAYSLAASLPYWPIDPSISAGIWFNFQLDLDRALWAVLPPTLLWGASFPLALASIRSARKDAGRLMAGVYAANTAGAIVGALAAGLILVAWLGSQRAEQLLIGVAAIAGFLMLAGGGSRRRAVAVGTVTVVLAAAMVNCVPEVSKVLIAYGRYASTWVGKGNIVYAREGLNSSVAVSDFPNGVRTFHVAGKIQASNVPRDMRLQRMLGHMTSLTPPHARSVLVIGCGAGITAGAVSIDPAVEHLAIVEIEPLVPQVAAAYFRQNNFDVIHNPKVQVQIDDGRHYLLTSQEKFDAITADPLDPWVKGAANLYTKEFFEAARQRLNPGGVVTMYIQLFETNLEAVKSAVATFFEVFPNGTIWGNTYEGRGHDMILLGQVEPAHFDLDVMEQRLRRSEYSRVAQSLDEVGMHSADDLFATYAGRASDLKEWLEGAAINRDRNLRMQYLAGAGLDLDNSAAIYAGMLRYRRFPADMFIGTAERVNSLKLAMMQPYGNQD